A portion of the Aphelocoma coerulescens isolate FSJ_1873_10779 chromosome 1, UR_Acoe_1.0, whole genome shotgun sequence genome contains these proteins:
- the TCAF2 gene encoding TRPM8 channel-associated factor 2 isoform X2: MLAFSPPGRSVLEMNPCATYEQLVDGVGPWDFTGGFVPCELLLVGEDAYPVLLSAKKQVLIAVSHYGKGRMVVVSHEGILKDPKFSQFLRNAVEWLKPCPEALVGVHPKLDSLSQVLLGAGTRVQAGAEPSPSMGVFCMDAYDSSQAKGIVEFVKGGGGLLVGGQAWYWASRHGKEKVLFEFPGNQVTSVAGVYFTGNAVEKGVFKVAKKIPKIPLVVPHQANLSLDAESLLRGVSELDLTTGGIPSTLLVHGALSFPLCLDSSHRCLLAAARYGRGRVVVATHESQLFSPKLARFLLNAVSWLDAGRKGLVGVEPRLKTLCGLLSQAEVKSQVSQLAGGFSVYCCSSYSDGDAERIHAFVAEGGGLLVGGQAWYWASQNCGKAAVAEYPGNRILNRLGLSILGQSGRAAKYPPVGPGQHYHFRRALLLFSTQLQERQQLTEPLKGWLPRLAQDCAAFLHIPAHDCPAYASLHRILTKVLKRSGIPQVSRHCPVKSNSKEAVLLCMATELSLTMTDCGALLQKSAAGVCALPVTVEIDGTNPGKTAWRSTGLYLPEGHTAVITCPCLVVGAGLKVQVGCHTDDLSQAKELKRAPVVIRTCDVACQKQSISCLWGGLIYIVVPAKSVLGNVPITVEGAVRAPFFKLGETCERQWEACIRHYPAPWAELAVENLILTVPSDSIHHMENPRTLLTLWNEIMVAISKLAAIPAKFPRPERIVTDVQISCGWMHSGYPIMGHLDSVKEMLDVKHMKTTGLWGPIHELGHNQQQQAWEFPPHTTEATCNLWSVYVHEEVLGIPRHQAHQALRPQCRKERIKDYLKKGAQLKDWNMWTALETYLQLQEGFGWDPFTHLFSDYQKMSSIPKDNTSKMNLWAQKFSQQVNKNLAPFFTAWGWPIKKELSVELSSLPSWEQDPMKSYRP; the protein is encoded by the exons ATGTTGGCCTTCTCTCCACCAGGCAGGAGTGTCCTGGAGATGAACCCCTGTGCCACCTATGAGCAGTTAGTGGATGGTGTCGGGCCGTGGGACTTCACTGGAGGTTTTGTTCCCTGTGAGCTGCTCCTTGTTGGAGAAGATGCCTACCCTGTGCTCCTGAGCGCTAAGAAGCAGGTCCTGATTGCTGTTTCACACTATGGGAAGGGCCGCATGGTGGTCGTTTCCCATGAAGGAATCCTGAaggaccctaagttctcccagttcctCAGAAATGCTGTGGAGTGGCTCAAGCCTTGCCCAGAGGCCCTGGTTGGGGTTCATCCTAAGTTGGATTCCCTGTCCCAGGTGCTGCTCGGGGCTGGCACCCGAGTGCAGGcgggggcagagcccagcccctccatggGGGTGTTCTGTATGGATGCCTATGACAGCTCCCAGGCCAAAGGCATTGTGGAATTTGTCAAAGGGGGTGGAGGGCTGCTCGTTGGAGGCCAAGCCTGGTACTGGGCGAGTCGAcacggcaaggagaaggtgctgtTCGAATTCCCTGGGAACCAGGTGACCAGTGTGGCTGGCGTGTACTTCACAGGGAACGCCGTGGAAAAAGGTGTCTTCAAAGTCGCCAAGAAGATTCCCAAGATCCCATTAGTTGTCCC GCACCAGGCCAACCTGAGCCTTGATGCCGAGTCTCTCCTGCGCGGTGTGTCGGAGCTGGATTTGACGACGGGGGGCATCCCCTCCACCTTGCTGGTGCACGGAGCCCTCTCCTTCCCGCTGTGCCTGGACAGCTCCCACCGCTGCCTCTTGGCTGCCGCACGCTACGGCCGCGGCCGCGTGGTGGTGGCGACCCACGAGAGCCAACTCTTCTCCCCAAAGCTGGCCAGATTCCTGCTCAATGCTGTCTCCTGGCTGGATGCCGGGAGGAAGGGGCTGGTGGGGGTGGAGCCCCGCCTGAAGACGCTGTGCGGCCTCCTGTCTCAGGCAGAGGTGAAGTCGCAGGTGTCCCAGCTGGCAGGCGGCTTCAGCGTGTACTGCTGCTCTTCTTACAGCGACGGAGATGCCGAGAGGATCCACGCGTTCGTGGCAGAGGGAGGTGGCCTGCTCGTGGGGGGCCAGGCCTGGTACTGGGCTTCCCAGAACTGTGGCAAAGCCGCTGTGGCAGAATATCCTGGCAACAGGATCCTGAACCGCCTTGGGCTGAGCATCCTGGGGCAGAGCGGCCGGGCAGCCAAGTACCCGCCCGTGGGCCCGGGGCAGCACTACCATTTCCGCAGGGCGCTCCTGCTCTTCAGCacgcagctgcaggagcgccAGCAGCTCACGGAGCCCCTGAAGGGCTGGCTGCCCCGGCTGGCACAGGACTGCGCTGCCTTCCTGCACATCCCAGCCCACGACTGCCCGGCGTATGCTTCGCTCCACCGCATCCTGACCAAAGTGCTCAAGAGGAGTGGGATCCCGCAGGTCAGCAGGCACTGCCCGGTCAAGAGCAACTCCAAAGAGGCAGTGCTTCTCTGCATGGCGACCGAGCTGTCCCTCACCATGACAGactgcggggccctgctgcagAAATCTGCTGCTGGGGTCTGTGCCCTCCCTGTCACTGTGGAAATTGATGGCACAAACCCAG GAAAGACAGCCTGGAGGAGCACAGGACTCTATCTCCCCGAAGGGCACACAGCAGTTATAACCTGCCCTTGCCTGGTGGTCGGTGCTGGTCTGAAG GTGCAGGTTGGGTGTCACACAGATGACCTCTCTCAAGCCAAGGAGCTGAAACGGGCACCAGTGGTAATACGAACCTGTGATGTTGCCTGCCAGAAACAAtccatttcctgcctctggggTGGCCTCATTTACATCGTGGTACCAGCAAAGAGTGTCCTGGGGAATGTGCCCATCACGGTGGAAGGGGCAGTCAGAGCTCCTTTCTTCAAGCTTG GGGAGACCTGTGAAAGGCAGTGGGAGGCCTGTATCCGGCACTACCCTgctccctgggcagagctggctgtGGAGAATCTCATCCTGACGGTGCCATCTGACAGCATCCACCACATGGAGAACCCACGGACGCTGCTGACCCTGTGGAACGAGATCATGGTGGCAATAAGCAAGTTGGCAGCCATACCAGCAAAATTCCCAAGGCCAGAGAGGATTGTAACAGATGTCCAGATCTCATGTG GCTGGATGCATTCTGGCTACCCCATCATGGGCCACCTGGATTCAGTGAAGGAGATGTTAGATGTGAAGCATATGAAAACTACTGGTCTTTGGGGTCCCATCCATGAGCTGGGACACAATCAACAGCAGCAGGCATGGGAGTTTCCTCCTCACACCACAGAGGCCACATGCAACCTCTGGTCTGTCTATGTTCATGAGGAGGTGCTGGGCATTCCCAGGCATCAGGCCCACCAGGCACTCAGGCCACAGTGTCGGAAGGAAAGGATAAAAGACTATCTGAAGAAAGGTGCTCAACTGAAGGACTGGAATATGTGGACTGCTCTGGAGACATACCTGCAG TTGCAGGAAGGGTTTGGCTGGGACCCCTTCACCCACCTCTTCTCTGACTACCAGAAAATGTCCTCCATCCCAAAAGACAACACTTCTAAGATGAACTTGTGGGCACAGAAGTTTTCTCAGCAGGTGAATAAGAATTTGGCTCCATTCTTTACAGCCTGGGGATGGCCTATCAAGAAAGAGTTGTCTGTGGAACTGTCCTCTCTacccagctgggaacaggatCCAATGAAATCCTACAGACCATAA
- the LOC138119394 gene encoding C-type lectin domain family 6 member A-like encodes MNRQGRVSPGTAAPAEERSCSWLNIWVFLTFALVIKAALVTICLVALLDGSYGQYKTVFQNSTEWYCVPSSSADKMEGWLCCPKGWRRFQRSCYFLSTDKMAWAESEQNCTGMGSQLVVINSKAEQDFLFNLAKETVTNIYETKYYIGLSAHKNGQWQWVDQTPYEKTATFWKPGEPNLLFAEKCAAIHVKGNMDPNTFSNWNNVLCFTNCYRICERAVELL; translated from the exons ATGAATCGCCAAGGGAGAGTCAGTCCTGGAACTGCAG ccccagcagaagagagaagctgctcctggctgaaCATCTGGGTCTTCCTTACTTTTGCCCTTGTCATCAAAGCTGCCTTGGTGACCATCTGCCTTG TGGCTTTACTTGATGGAAGCTACGGCCAGTACAAGACTGTCTTCCAGAACTCTACAGAGTGGTACTGTGTCCCCAGCAGTTCTGCAGACAAAA TGGAAGGCTGGCTGTGCTGCCCAAAGGGCTGGAGAAGGTTTCAAAGAAGCTGCTATTTCCTGTCCACTGATAAGATGGCATGGGCTGAGAGTGAGCAGAACTGCACTGGGATGGGCTCCCAGCTGGTGGTGATCAACAGCAAGGCAGAGCAG gatttcctCTTCAACTTGGCAAAAGAAACAGTTACTAACATCTATGAAACAAAATACTACATAGGCTTATCTGCTCACAAAAATGGGCAGTGGCAGTGGGTGGATCAGACTCCGTATGAAAAGACAGCCAC GTTTTGGAAGCCTGGGGAGCCCAATTTACTCTTTGCAGAAAAATGTGCTGCAATTCATGTCAAGGGAAACATGGACCCCAACACTTTCAGTAACTGGAATAACGTCCTTTGCTTCACAAATTGCTATCGAATTTGTGAACGGGCAGTCGAACTTCTCTGA
- the TCAF2 gene encoding TRPM8 channel-associated factor 2 isoform X3, which yields MNPCATYEQLVDGVGPWDFTGGFVPCELLLVGEDAYPVLLSAKKQVLIAVSHYGKGRMVVVSHEGILKDPKFSQFLRNAVEWLKPCPEALVGVHPKLDSLSQVLLGAGTRVQAGAEPSPSMGVFCMDAYDSSQAKGIVEFVKGGGGLLVGGQAWYWASRHGKEKVLFEFPGNQVTSVAGVYFTGNAVEKGVFKVAKKIPKIPLVVPHQANLSLDAESLLRGVSELDLTTGGIPSTLLVHGALSFPLCLDSSHRCLLAAARYGRGRVVVATHESQLFSPKLARFLLNAVSWLDAGRKGLVGVEPRLKTLCGLLSQAEVKSQVSQLAGGFSVYCCSSYSDGDAERIHAFVAEGGGLLVGGQAWYWASQNCGKAAVAEYPGNRILNRLGLSILGQSGRAAKYPPVGPGQHYHFRRALLLFSTQLQERQQLTEPLKGWLPRLAQDCAAFLHIPAHDCPAYASLHRILTKVLKRSGIPQVSRHCPVKSNSKEAVLLCMATELSLTMTDCGALLQKSAAGVCALPVTVEIDGTNPGKTAWRSTGLYLPEGHTAVITCPCLVVGAGLKVQVGCHTDDLSQAKELKRAPVVIRTCDVACQKQSISCLWGGLIYIVVPAKSVLGNVPITVEGAVRAPFFKLGETCERQWEACIRHYPAPWAELAVENLILTVPSDSIHHMENPRTLLTLWNEIMVAISKLAAIPAKFPRPERIVTDVQISCGWMHSGYPIMGHLDSVKEMLDVKHMKTTGLWGPIHELGHNQQQQAWEFPPHTTEATCNLWSVYVHEEVLGIPRHQAHQALRPQCRKERIKDYLKKGAQLKDWNMWTALETYLQLQEGFGWDPFTHLFSDYQKMSSIPKDNTSKMNLWAQKFSQQVNKNLAPFFTAWGWPIKKELSVELSSLPSWEQDPMKSYRP from the exons ATGAACCCCTGTGCCACCTATGAGCAGTTAGTGGATGGTGTCGGGCCGTGGGACTTCACTGGAGGTTTTGTTCCCTGTGAGCTGCTCCTTGTTGGAGAAGATGCCTACCCTGTGCTCCTGAGCGCTAAGAAGCAGGTCCTGATTGCTGTTTCACACTATGGGAAGGGCCGCATGGTGGTCGTTTCCCATGAAGGAATCCTGAaggaccctaagttctcccagttcctCAGAAATGCTGTGGAGTGGCTCAAGCCTTGCCCAGAGGCCCTGGTTGGGGTTCATCCTAAGTTGGATTCCCTGTCCCAGGTGCTGCTCGGGGCTGGCACCCGAGTGCAGGcgggggcagagcccagcccctccatggGGGTGTTCTGTATGGATGCCTATGACAGCTCCCAGGCCAAAGGCATTGTGGAATTTGTCAAAGGGGGTGGAGGGCTGCTCGTTGGAGGCCAAGCCTGGTACTGGGCGAGTCGAcacggcaaggagaaggtgctgtTCGAATTCCCTGGGAACCAGGTGACCAGTGTGGCTGGCGTGTACTTCACAGGGAACGCCGTGGAAAAAGGTGTCTTCAAAGTCGCCAAGAAGATTCCCAAGATCCCATTAGTTGTCCC GCACCAGGCCAACCTGAGCCTTGATGCCGAGTCTCTCCTGCGCGGTGTGTCGGAGCTGGATTTGACGACGGGGGGCATCCCCTCCACCTTGCTGGTGCACGGAGCCCTCTCCTTCCCGCTGTGCCTGGACAGCTCCCACCGCTGCCTCTTGGCTGCCGCACGCTACGGCCGCGGCCGCGTGGTGGTGGCGACCCACGAGAGCCAACTCTTCTCCCCAAAGCTGGCCAGATTCCTGCTCAATGCTGTCTCCTGGCTGGATGCCGGGAGGAAGGGGCTGGTGGGGGTGGAGCCCCGCCTGAAGACGCTGTGCGGCCTCCTGTCTCAGGCAGAGGTGAAGTCGCAGGTGTCCCAGCTGGCAGGCGGCTTCAGCGTGTACTGCTGCTCTTCTTACAGCGACGGAGATGCCGAGAGGATCCACGCGTTCGTGGCAGAGGGAGGTGGCCTGCTCGTGGGGGGCCAGGCCTGGTACTGGGCTTCCCAGAACTGTGGCAAAGCCGCTGTGGCAGAATATCCTGGCAACAGGATCCTGAACCGCCTTGGGCTGAGCATCCTGGGGCAGAGCGGCCGGGCAGCCAAGTACCCGCCCGTGGGCCCGGGGCAGCACTACCATTTCCGCAGGGCGCTCCTGCTCTTCAGCacgcagctgcaggagcgccAGCAGCTCACGGAGCCCCTGAAGGGCTGGCTGCCCCGGCTGGCACAGGACTGCGCTGCCTTCCTGCACATCCCAGCCCACGACTGCCCGGCGTATGCTTCGCTCCACCGCATCCTGACCAAAGTGCTCAAGAGGAGTGGGATCCCGCAGGTCAGCAGGCACTGCCCGGTCAAGAGCAACTCCAAAGAGGCAGTGCTTCTCTGCATGGCGACCGAGCTGTCCCTCACCATGACAGactgcggggccctgctgcagAAATCTGCTGCTGGGGTCTGTGCCCTCCCTGTCACTGTGGAAATTGATGGCACAAACCCAG GAAAGACAGCCTGGAGGAGCACAGGACTCTATCTCCCCGAAGGGCACACAGCAGTTATAACCTGCCCTTGCCTGGTGGTCGGTGCTGGTCTGAAG GTGCAGGTTGGGTGTCACACAGATGACCTCTCTCAAGCCAAGGAGCTGAAACGGGCACCAGTGGTAATACGAACCTGTGATGTTGCCTGCCAGAAACAAtccatttcctgcctctggggTGGCCTCATTTACATCGTGGTACCAGCAAAGAGTGTCCTGGGGAATGTGCCCATCACGGTGGAAGGGGCAGTCAGAGCTCCTTTCTTCAAGCTTG GGGAGACCTGTGAAAGGCAGTGGGAGGCCTGTATCCGGCACTACCCTgctccctgggcagagctggctgtGGAGAATCTCATCCTGACGGTGCCATCTGACAGCATCCACCACATGGAGAACCCACGGACGCTGCTGACCCTGTGGAACGAGATCATGGTGGCAATAAGCAAGTTGGCAGCCATACCAGCAAAATTCCCAAGGCCAGAGAGGATTGTAACAGATGTCCAGATCTCATGTG GCTGGATGCATTCTGGCTACCCCATCATGGGCCACCTGGATTCAGTGAAGGAGATGTTAGATGTGAAGCATATGAAAACTACTGGTCTTTGGGGTCCCATCCATGAGCTGGGACACAATCAACAGCAGCAGGCATGGGAGTTTCCTCCTCACACCACAGAGGCCACATGCAACCTCTGGTCTGTCTATGTTCATGAGGAGGTGCTGGGCATTCCCAGGCATCAGGCCCACCAGGCACTCAGGCCACAGTGTCGGAAGGAAAGGATAAAAGACTATCTGAAGAAAGGTGCTCAACTGAAGGACTGGAATATGTGGACTGCTCTGGAGACATACCTGCAG TTGCAGGAAGGGTTTGGCTGGGACCCCTTCACCCACCTCTTCTCTGACTACCAGAAAATGTCCTCCATCCCAAAAGACAACACTTCTAAGATGAACTTGTGGGCACAGAAGTTTTCTCAGCAGGTGAATAAGAATTTGGCTCCATTCTTTACAGCCTGGGGATGGCCTATCAAGAAAGAGTTGTCTGTGGAACTGTCCTCTCTacccagctgggaacaggatCCAATGAAATCCTACAGACCATAA
- the TCAF2 gene encoding TRPM8 channel-associated factor 2 isoform X1 has translation MTQTGWDWVILQYLKVFLFAPPQPPQLSRRQVWEKAEPNFQTEGALTTEYVSLTDLKGLGSQGRSVLEMNPCATYEQLVDGVGPWDFTGGFVPCELLLVGEDAYPVLLSAKKQVLIAVSHYGKGRMVVVSHEGILKDPKFSQFLRNAVEWLKPCPEALVGVHPKLDSLSQVLLGAGTRVQAGAEPSPSMGVFCMDAYDSSQAKGIVEFVKGGGGLLVGGQAWYWASRHGKEKVLFEFPGNQVTSVAGVYFTGNAVEKGVFKVAKKIPKIPLVVPHQANLSLDAESLLRGVSELDLTTGGIPSTLLVHGALSFPLCLDSSHRCLLAAARYGRGRVVVATHESQLFSPKLARFLLNAVSWLDAGRKGLVGVEPRLKTLCGLLSQAEVKSQVSQLAGGFSVYCCSSYSDGDAERIHAFVAEGGGLLVGGQAWYWASQNCGKAAVAEYPGNRILNRLGLSILGQSGRAAKYPPVGPGQHYHFRRALLLFSTQLQERQQLTEPLKGWLPRLAQDCAAFLHIPAHDCPAYASLHRILTKVLKRSGIPQVSRHCPVKSNSKEAVLLCMATELSLTMTDCGALLQKSAAGVCALPVTVEIDGTNPGKTAWRSTGLYLPEGHTAVITCPCLVVGAGLKVQVGCHTDDLSQAKELKRAPVVIRTCDVACQKQSISCLWGGLIYIVVPAKSVLGNVPITVEGAVRAPFFKLGETCERQWEACIRHYPAPWAELAVENLILTVPSDSIHHMENPRTLLTLWNEIMVAISKLAAIPAKFPRPERIVTDVQISCGWMHSGYPIMGHLDSVKEMLDVKHMKTTGLWGPIHELGHNQQQQAWEFPPHTTEATCNLWSVYVHEEVLGIPRHQAHQALRPQCRKERIKDYLKKGAQLKDWNMWTALETYLQLQEGFGWDPFTHLFSDYQKMSSIPKDNTSKMNLWAQKFSQQVNKNLAPFFTAWGWPIKKELSVELSSLPSWEQDPMKSYRP, from the exons ATGACACAAACTGGGTGGGACTGGGTCATACTCCAATACCTCAAAGTCTTCCTGTTTGCACCGCCACAGCCGCCCCAGCTCAGCAGAAGACAGGTTTGGGAAAAAGCTGAGCCAAACTTTCAAACTGAAGGAGCCTTAACAACAGAGTACGTGTCACTCACAGACCTCAAAGGGCTTGGCAGTCAAG GCAGGAGTGTCCTGGAGATGAACCCCTGTGCCACCTATGAGCAGTTAGTGGATGGTGTCGGGCCGTGGGACTTCACTGGAGGTTTTGTTCCCTGTGAGCTGCTCCTTGTTGGAGAAGATGCCTACCCTGTGCTCCTGAGCGCTAAGAAGCAGGTCCTGATTGCTGTTTCACACTATGGGAAGGGCCGCATGGTGGTCGTTTCCCATGAAGGAATCCTGAaggaccctaagttctcccagttcctCAGAAATGCTGTGGAGTGGCTCAAGCCTTGCCCAGAGGCCCTGGTTGGGGTTCATCCTAAGTTGGATTCCCTGTCCCAGGTGCTGCTCGGGGCTGGCACCCGAGTGCAGGcgggggcagagcccagcccctccatggGGGTGTTCTGTATGGATGCCTATGACAGCTCCCAGGCCAAAGGCATTGTGGAATTTGTCAAAGGGGGTGGAGGGCTGCTCGTTGGAGGCCAAGCCTGGTACTGGGCGAGTCGAcacggcaaggagaaggtgctgtTCGAATTCCCTGGGAACCAGGTGACCAGTGTGGCTGGCGTGTACTTCACAGGGAACGCCGTGGAAAAAGGTGTCTTCAAAGTCGCCAAGAAGATTCCCAAGATCCCATTAGTTGTCCC GCACCAGGCCAACCTGAGCCTTGATGCCGAGTCTCTCCTGCGCGGTGTGTCGGAGCTGGATTTGACGACGGGGGGCATCCCCTCCACCTTGCTGGTGCACGGAGCCCTCTCCTTCCCGCTGTGCCTGGACAGCTCCCACCGCTGCCTCTTGGCTGCCGCACGCTACGGCCGCGGCCGCGTGGTGGTGGCGACCCACGAGAGCCAACTCTTCTCCCCAAAGCTGGCCAGATTCCTGCTCAATGCTGTCTCCTGGCTGGATGCCGGGAGGAAGGGGCTGGTGGGGGTGGAGCCCCGCCTGAAGACGCTGTGCGGCCTCCTGTCTCAGGCAGAGGTGAAGTCGCAGGTGTCCCAGCTGGCAGGCGGCTTCAGCGTGTACTGCTGCTCTTCTTACAGCGACGGAGATGCCGAGAGGATCCACGCGTTCGTGGCAGAGGGAGGTGGCCTGCTCGTGGGGGGCCAGGCCTGGTACTGGGCTTCCCAGAACTGTGGCAAAGCCGCTGTGGCAGAATATCCTGGCAACAGGATCCTGAACCGCCTTGGGCTGAGCATCCTGGGGCAGAGCGGCCGGGCAGCCAAGTACCCGCCCGTGGGCCCGGGGCAGCACTACCATTTCCGCAGGGCGCTCCTGCTCTTCAGCacgcagctgcaggagcgccAGCAGCTCACGGAGCCCCTGAAGGGCTGGCTGCCCCGGCTGGCACAGGACTGCGCTGCCTTCCTGCACATCCCAGCCCACGACTGCCCGGCGTATGCTTCGCTCCACCGCATCCTGACCAAAGTGCTCAAGAGGAGTGGGATCCCGCAGGTCAGCAGGCACTGCCCGGTCAAGAGCAACTCCAAAGAGGCAGTGCTTCTCTGCATGGCGACCGAGCTGTCCCTCACCATGACAGactgcggggccctgctgcagAAATCTGCTGCTGGGGTCTGTGCCCTCCCTGTCACTGTGGAAATTGATGGCACAAACCCAG GAAAGACAGCCTGGAGGAGCACAGGACTCTATCTCCCCGAAGGGCACACAGCAGTTATAACCTGCCCTTGCCTGGTGGTCGGTGCTGGTCTGAAG GTGCAGGTTGGGTGTCACACAGATGACCTCTCTCAAGCCAAGGAGCTGAAACGGGCACCAGTGGTAATACGAACCTGTGATGTTGCCTGCCAGAAACAAtccatttcctgcctctggggTGGCCTCATTTACATCGTGGTACCAGCAAAGAGTGTCCTGGGGAATGTGCCCATCACGGTGGAAGGGGCAGTCAGAGCTCCTTTCTTCAAGCTTG GGGAGACCTGTGAAAGGCAGTGGGAGGCCTGTATCCGGCACTACCCTgctccctgggcagagctggctgtGGAGAATCTCATCCTGACGGTGCCATCTGACAGCATCCACCACATGGAGAACCCACGGACGCTGCTGACCCTGTGGAACGAGATCATGGTGGCAATAAGCAAGTTGGCAGCCATACCAGCAAAATTCCCAAGGCCAGAGAGGATTGTAACAGATGTCCAGATCTCATGTG GCTGGATGCATTCTGGCTACCCCATCATGGGCCACCTGGATTCAGTGAAGGAGATGTTAGATGTGAAGCATATGAAAACTACTGGTCTTTGGGGTCCCATCCATGAGCTGGGACACAATCAACAGCAGCAGGCATGGGAGTTTCCTCCTCACACCACAGAGGCCACATGCAACCTCTGGTCTGTCTATGTTCATGAGGAGGTGCTGGGCATTCCCAGGCATCAGGCCCACCAGGCACTCAGGCCACAGTGTCGGAAGGAAAGGATAAAAGACTATCTGAAGAAAGGTGCTCAACTGAAGGACTGGAATATGTGGACTGCTCTGGAGACATACCTGCAG TTGCAGGAAGGGTTTGGCTGGGACCCCTTCACCCACCTCTTCTCTGACTACCAGAAAATGTCCTCCATCCCAAAAGACAACACTTCTAAGATGAACTTGTGGGCACAGAAGTTTTCTCAGCAGGTGAATAAGAATTTGGCTCCATTCTTTACAGCCTGGGGATGGCCTATCAAGAAAGAGTTGTCTGTGGAACTGTCCTCTCTacccagctgggaacaggatCCAATGAAATCCTACAGACCATAA